The sequence ACCAAGTTTTGTATTACAAAAAGAGAGACATAGCAACGATTTCAGCTGTACAGATAAGATGCACTTTAAATTATTAAGATGCCAGTGACAATATAATAACATTTAACAATGAGAAGTGATTTTTTCATCTCAGAGCTCTAGGTGCTGCAGCCTGCCTGTACTTGCAGTGACATTTCAGAAAGTTTTCTGAACATTTGCCAAGAACATCTTGAGACATTCTGCCATGCCAGCAGTTACACCTGCTGGTTAAGGGCAGAAATTGGTCTCTTAAACTATGCTTGTTTTCAATTGCAACTGATCCATTGTGGTAGGACCTGCTGAGAAACTGCATATATTTGCTTCTTTAGAACTTGTATGGTAACAGAAACCTCTGTGAAATGGATGGACTGCCAGGAGTAGTAACCACTAAATTTATCCACATGCCTTCCAATATTTCATCTGCCAGGGTTTTTAGTACAACTGTAACTGAAAAGTCAAAGGATTTCCCAGAATTTTTGTGTAGCAACTACTCAACACTCCACCCTCCACCTGCTACTCCTAGCCCACAAAAGAACCCAAACAGAAATTATAGAAACAATAATAAAGAGTCATTAAAACCAGGAAAAGGTGGATTAAAAGTAATGTTCAAAGAGACATTACATCATTAATGCTTAGGGAAAATTACAATAAGAAATCAACTGTTTCTGTTACTGGAGCTGGTGGGTTCCTTACTGAATGAAAGGCTGCCATTGATTAAATGAGAGCAGGGCCTGAAAAAACACCAGTTCTCTCTGCCACAACCCTACAGTCTGCAGAGAAGATGCAACATGTGCTAAAGGCATTCTGAATTGATGTAAGAATATTCCATGGTTAATCTGAACCAAGAGAGCCATTGTGAAAAATCTGCAATGAATATATGAGATTTTATTTTGGATAGGTAAAAACCATGAGGTACTTGAAATTCAAACCATGTCTCTCAACTATACGGGGTGTGATGATGTAGAAGACATCTAATCCTTAAATAGAATAGGTTCAGTAAAAGTGGTAGTATTCCTCCAATCCTAGGACAGGTAAGCAGGCCTATCTTTTTCTGTCTTTAATGTATGAAAGTAAGCCAGAATTTGGCCCTAAAAAGCAACTCTCAAAAGAACTTAAGAGGATATTGCCAGTCACATCCAGTTAGCAATGAATTTTGGACAATTATTTAAACAGGCATTACATCACACAGCAGATTTtgcaaattaatttttatcaCTACATTTGAATTTACAGATTACAAAATTTAAATCATTAAATGATCAAAAccgtatataattttatttttactatAATAATTGTTTGTCTTAATACGTACTTTTTAATATCCCTCAAAACAGACCAAACAACCTCAAATGAAAATACACTTTCCTATGTCACACATCTTGATTGGTTAATAAGGTCACAGTAATTAAGAAACAGGCATCCTTCTATATGAAGCTGGTGTGTTATCAGATAAGATTAACGTGGATTTTTAGTGCCAGTTATTTAATGACTTACAAGCCGTTACATTAAAGAATGCAGCACCAGTATTATCACACTGATGGCTCCTCAAACATGCTCACACACTGTGGCGTTAtaaactggggaaaaaacctgctgtGAACTTAAGAGTGATCACAGATCTATTTTTGTAATCGTCAGCTTTTTGTGTTGGAATTCTCCGTGGCATAAATGAAAGCACTTCCTCGTGAATGCGCTGAAACTGAAAAGTAGAACACGAACACACCCCCGCCCTGATATCTAACACATGGGCTTCCTGAGATAAGGCGTGACCAAAAGCCATGCCAAAATTTGTTGCTACTAAGTTGCCAAGGTAAAGAGGCACCCCCTAACTAATTGTATGCAGGAGAACGATGCTTAATCTTCCTGTGGTTGCAAATAATCATTCTGAGTCTCTCTGTTTGCAGACAGAAGATACTTGTAAAAACAGCAAGCATACTGAGGACATAGTGATGCAGCTACACATGACCCTAGGTCACTTAGAAACTGGAGCAAAAAAAGAGTCTGAGACTTTTTCCATACTGAAGAGGGGAAATAGCACACCTCCCTCACTTTTCTGGACATCCCATTTGTTTGAAACACTTTTTCTTCCTTACAAACTATACCTAATATTGTAGGTGTGATTGGAGCTGGGCGTTCCAGACACATGAGCAATTGTCATCAGTCATTCAGGAAGCTGCCTGTGCTCAGTTCATGTGGAGATTCTACAAACCCTTCACCAACTCCAAACAGTGAGGAGACTCCATACAGAAATCTGACTCACAAAGAGTGACAGGAGTGACTCTGGCACAGGGAAGACTATTATTCAGCTAGCTTTCTCTGAAAGACTGTGTGCCAAAACCACTATCTAATTGCTCTAGAATTGTTGTCATCATTTCTTCATTACCTCTCTGCCATGGAGTTTTGAGACTACATGATAATAACTGGTATACAGTCCAGCTGTTTTGGAAGAAACAGGTCTTTGTAGCAAACTATTAATTATGACACTGTATAAATGTGCTGTTTAATAGTAAGGGAATAAGTTTTGGAATGACCTTCCTCTATTCCTAGCTTTCCCTGTCACATCCAACTTTTATCTCTCTCCATTTCCACACTGAGAAACCATGAAGTCTAATTTTATCTTACAAGCTGTTGTATGATATTAAATAATTTCTTATGTCAAAATCACAAGAAGACACAACAAAGTATCTTGCTCGGAAATTGAAGCTTCAGAAATTAGTGCTGGATGCTAAGCACAAAATTAGAATATTATGAGAAAGGGTGCAGTTTTCAGAGCCACTATGACCTGATATAACGACCACTAAAATAGGGAGTTTCCCCTTTTCACAAATTCTCACTGTGCTCCCCTTCACTCACTGCCCCATGTTTCCATCTCTTACCTTGTGTCAGAACAAGAGCGTGTTGGACTCCTCCATCACCTGCTTTAAACTAAATTAAGCAGTGCATAAGTGCATGGTATAGTAACCTCATGAGGGAACAAGTGAGTGTCAGAGCCAGTAGGAAGGAAAGGGAGGGATCAGACATACAGGAAGAGTGGAGCAAGCAATTTCTTCCCCAGTGGTAACAAACCACTAGATACACAAAACTCCCTAACTGGCCTCCAGAGTAACTATGGAAGTGGTGAAAGTTGTGTGGAATCCATGTCTAAAAATTTCATGACATAAGATGATCTTCTTAAGCTCAGTAAACTTTccaatacaaaataaaattaattcagGGAACCACTACAGACAGCTCCCCATAGGAGGTCAGACTCGATGATGTTCCTTTAAATATTTATTCATAGAAGGTTTAAGTGCAACTTCAACATATACATGCAGCACAGACTTTTGCAACATTCAGACTGATGCTACAAGCAGAAAAGTGATGGCAGCTAACCCACTTCATGTGACTCAGGAAATACTCTGAGTATCTCAGCAGCTCATCAATGCTGTTTAACAGATAAGGAGGTGAGGCCAAGCTGAATGGGGGTGCATTTCAACTAAGTTCTGATCATTTCTCTGAGAGTTCACATTGCTCATGATCTCTAAGAAGGCAGTGAATAGAGTATCTAAACATGCATGTTGGACACAGCCAGATCTACAGACAAAGGACACAGTAAGTACTTACTGAAATAAAGATGTTAAGCAGGTTTTCCAGTGTTGGGAGCTGTGGAATCAGTTTCTGTACCACTTTGCTAAATGCTTCAAATATAGAATGATCATATATGCTTGTCAGATAAAAGCTGGAAAAAAATGTCACCACATTTTCCTTTTAGCCACATACTGTGAACATGATGTACCTTTCACAATATGAGTGAAATAAAATATTGTCAGACAGTAAGTGCCTACACTAATGCAATTACCCCCTGTGATCAAAAGTCATGATATGACTGAAACACAGGACTTAGTCTCTATACTAAAAAACCCCCCAGCCTGAACAGTGAAATCTAGACCTCAATGTAGAACTTTTTAATGCAACTCCCACACTGGTATTCTTACAAAAATATTTATCAAATTTCAGGAGAGGAGTATTCTTCCAAAAATATTTATCAAATTTCAGAGGAGTGTTACTGAGTATGCCTATTGTGATCTACTTTTTGAAAGCTGTGGACCCATTTATCAGTGCAGTGATGCAGTTGAGTAGCTAAGAGCTCTAAAGAGCTGGCATGTTCATGGAGCAGGCCTCTCATTTTAATATATTTGGCTTTAAAGTGCTCAGAAAGCCATGACAACTTGATGTCCTCTGGTTCCCAGCCTGCAAAGTCCTCTACTTGTCACCATTTACTACATTAACCCATTTTACCAGAGGGCACAAGGCAAAGCTACAGCACAGGTCTTCCCAAGTGGCTCTGAGCAGGCTGCAGCAGTGAGGATGAGTGACTGGCACAGGGCTTGCAAAGGAGGCAAAACTGATGTGATGCCATATACACTTTATGGCCTGGAACTCTACTGGTTGTTGTCACTGTCCAAGCCAACTTATTTCAAGACAGCAACTGCAGAAAAACCTGATAGTATTCTGGCATGTTCGTCATGTGTTATTAAGCAGCTCTCCATCTTTCCCTTCTAGACAGCAATCAGAAATAGGATACTTTGGCTCAGGTCAAATACAGGATCTCTGATTATCCTTCATATATCAAAAGCATGTTGCCTGCTAGTTCAAGGGGACAGAAAATAGTAACTTGTCAAATAAGCTGCTCTCCTCTTTAGCATTCACTGCACAGCAACTTTTCTCACCTGAGGTGAATCTTCTCCAATCCAGCATCTGCAAGGTCATCATTTGCCCTCTGGTGAATATCCCTCTGTGTTTCAATCTTATGGTCATCAGATAAACCATCCACTTTATGGATAAAGATTTCAAAGTTGATATCTGGATTCACTTTATAGGCTCTGGTCACAGTAAGATGCAGCCGAGCTAATGCTTCCATATAATCATCCtaataaaggaaaaagaagagctACAACTTGGGAAAgtacttaaaaatatatattatacttAATGATACTTATTTTTAAATAGTACTACAGCTCAACAGCAGCttgattttttaatgttttataaGTAGAAGCCTGAGCCTACATCCAGCATGTGCACCAATCTCATGCTGTCAGCACTTACAAATCTGAGCAAGAACCTTGAGATGTTAAAACAAATTAGTTAACTTCCAAACACACTGCAGGGAGAGATTAAAAATAGCCAAGCTGCTCTTCAAGTTTTAATCATTTCTTTTAATGTGTGTTTGTGATGTAGATTATTTATTTGCTTTGAAAAACCCTCCCATTTGTCTAttgctgaagaaagaaaaaaatagcttAAAGCCCCTTTTTTTTACCTGAGAATCAATAACAAATATCAGTGCTCCAGTGCCTCTGAAAATCATCTCATAATCAAACGTAGGGTCAAAGAAATCAATTTGCCCAGGAAAATCCCATATCTGAAAGTTGACAAAGGAGCTGTTGGAAACATCCTCTCTGCAGATCTTGTTTGTGCTCTCCAAGAAGAGAGTCTCATTCGGCGACATTTTGTGAAAGACAACTTTCTGAATGGAAGACTTTCCACTTCTTCTCAATCCCATGAGTAGGATTCTTGGCTTAACTTCAGTACTGAAGGGATCATTGAAATCCAAAACTGAATAAAATCACACAAGAAGAAAAGGAATATACTATGGCAATATAATTAGTTACTGCCAGATAACATGCATTTGATATTTATTTTCATgaaatttttatattaatttatgcAAATGTATCCAATGTTTAGGCTTAGAGAGCAGTGCTACAGGCATTTTGACTTTAATTATTTGCCCCTTAGGGTATACTATCAGAAAATCTACTTCTCACCTCcaagacaaactgcagaaggtTTGACTGCTCTGTTTCTATGTGAAAAATCTGTTATCACACATAGACATCTTTAAATAACTAATTTTACTCTAATTAACACTATGCCACATATATTCTCCTTTAAAAGAGTATCATCTGATAACAAATACCCTTTCCAGCAGATAGCTACATCACAATGCTGGAAGAACAGAGTAAGACTCTGTTAAATACCTCTGCATGATCTTTCTACCTGAGGGCTGCCTTTCTCTAAAATCAATCAACCAATAAATAAACTAATAAATGAAATCACACATGCAAGGAGCTACAGGAAGAGTTCAACTCAGCAGGCACACAGTGCTTCTATGTTCCTTACTGAGTAAGCAGTAAGCAGTACTGAGCTCATGAGGAGTCCTTTCCTAAGGTGCTTAGGATTTCACTTGCTGCTCAGCAATTCGTGTTACAATCTGTAAAGGTCTGTTATCCAATAAATAAGATTACAGCATATCATCTGCCTATTTGCAAAACAAAGGCCTGGGAACACAGGGGTTTCActgtgttacctactccagtttGAAACTGGCACTACTTTTTCTGGTGCTGATGCAGTTATATCAGCATCAAGTGGTTCCAACAGTAAACTATGCTGTTATATCTCTAAGGACATGAATGTATAGCTACCCATTCCTGGACACACTTTAGCTTCAGGTTATCTCTAATCAAAACACCCAAAGACATCTAAATTGCTGCATCTAGTTGGCCTACAACTTTGAAATGTCCTTTGGTGCTGAGGTGAAATGGCACTGCCTTATATGTAAAAAGCTTTGAAACACCTCTGTGACTCTGCAGTGTCAAACACAAGCAGCATAAAAAAAGGAGTTGTCAGTGCTAAACCCACAGAGTACAACTCAGAGTACAGAGAGGTCAGGTTTAAAATACTGATCACACAACAGGCTAAACATACTATCCAGTGAGGTTTGGTAGACCTTCTATCCACTGCACCACAGACTATTCAGATCATACTTCGTAGCACAACGTaattgcatttctttttcttttttctgctgggATAAGTTTTGAATTGCAAAACTTATCTGGCACACATTTATTCACATGCATCATTCCTGAATATGCCCTGCATATGTGGTCAGCTTTACTCCCAAAATATGAAAATCCAAAACAAGAAATCTCAGTAACAGTTTGAACCTGAAAATTTATTACACAGTCTTATGAGCCAAAAGAAGATGGAAAGCTTAAAGGAATCCTTTGCCTAGGAGCACGTTTTGCACGCAGGGGTGGTGACCACATCTTGCATCTTCTTGTGTGCCTGAAGCCTCATTTACAGCTTTCAGAACCAAAGGAGCAGGGTATGTCTGCCAGGAGGGTACAGAACCGTGTCCAGGTCTGTTTGTGCCTCCCAAATTTGAGTGACAGAGAAGTAGGGCTTCTCAAACTGAAGATATTGCAGTGTTAGCATAAAACATCTCCTGGCACCATCTACTGGCTTGTGAGAGGTTGTGCCACTCAGTGCAGGTCCGTGTCACCAGTGACTGAAGAAGTTTCCAACTCATTATCCGAGGGATCCTGTCCATTTcaaatgcaattgaaaaaccGTGGCAGGTATTACCCCTTACTGTGTTCTTGTCAATTATCACACATGAACACTGCCAGGCAGGAACATGTGCACAGGGGAAACACTTCCAGACAGAAGAGGGATAGGTAACTCTGTAAGAATCTCATCCAATAAACACAGCAATGGCCACTTCTGCTGATCTACACACAACAAATTTACGAACTAAGAAACTGAGGTTAAGGTGCTCCTCTACTCTTCCCATCATCTTGAACAGAGGTAGtactcctgtggctgggagaaatGTGCCTACAATACTTCACAACTCCAGAAGAATAATAAACATTTGCTCTAAGATGATGTaaagatattttatattttggGAGTACAGCCTTGTtaataaaccaaaccaaatatGCAAGAGTCAATGGTGTATACTCCATCTCCCTCTGCTTTTTGGCCATGAGAAGAGAAAATTATTTATTCAAAGCTTTGTCAAGACTTTATAAAAACACGTAAAGAACAGGCTTCAAGTTGAGGCTTTATTGCAtgcttcaaaaaaataaaaagcctccCATTTGCTCTGTATGCAACTGAACTTACAAAGTCTCATCTACCATGGATTTGTACTTTGTGTCCCCTTCCTCTTCCCACCACAAAAACACCAACTTCCTCCTGTATGTCTTATGACATCTCCTCCAAATAACAGATACGACATGCTGTGGCTGATCTGGAGCTCAGCACATTTCAGTTGGCTACACTGTGTGCACATGTCTGCCAGCTGCTGCCACAGTGAACGCACAAAACTCCTCACTTGTCCCCCTGAGGACACTTCATTTAGCTTTCTCCTCTCTTCTGAATACCAGTTTTCCTCAAACTTGTGGTTATTACCTTTGAGATGTCTTTTGTTCAGACTTGGTTGAAGGTGGACAGCAGTTTCCAAGATTCTGACCATTGATGAGACAACCAGAGGACAAGCTACATACCTGACTCCCTTTTCTTGAGAAACAACCTAAAACCCCACACATAtctgaagaaatattttaaatcatTTGGGAGTTTTTACGTTTTGGTATTAAATAATTCCAGGTTAGATTTTAACTGATTGTAATGCTTAATAGCAGGAAATTGCTTTCTATTAAAGCCATgctaaaaaaaaatacagttgcaACTGCAAACAGAATTAGCGATGAGAAGAATGAAGCTCTTCTGCTAGTAGGACTGTTACTTAGCTTTTGAAATCCTGCCAGTTCAAAGACAGGGAAATGTAAGAGTATCATCCAAACCTGACGAGATAGCAAGGCTTCTACAGCACTTCCCTCTCAGAGAGAGTTAAGAGATTACCTTATATGTAAAGGAATTGGACGATGCTTTGCCTGCCCACATTCCTCTGCAGGAGTACATGACAACTCCTTTTTTAATTTGCCACAGAAATGCCAGTAGATGTATCACTGCAACTTCCCAGACTAGGTTACTGAGTGAGATCATAATATGCCCAAGAGAAACACTAAACTCTTCTCTGTTCTATAATGGGAAAGATAATTTTCCCTATTGTGAGATGCCACACATTTCCTGCTTCATTCACTTTTGCAAAGAGCAAATGTTTTAAAACGCCAGTCTCTAATGCATATCAACAGCCCTTCATGTTTCAACTTTTCTAAGCAGCCATAAAGAACAGAAGCCATGCTGGTGAGGCCATTCCTTTGAAGTATTCACAAATTTAACTCAACAAACCTAAAAGCACTTTCCCCCAGAAAAGCACTCCATTCCTTACAGAACCTCTGTTAACCACAGCTGTGTCCTTGCCTGTGGAGTGTTTTGCATGCATTGCAACATGCAGGAGAGCACAGCTCCCAGGAGTTGAGAACAGCATGCAGCACTCCCAACCTGCCTCACCAGTACACAATGAATACTTTAGTATCTCCTTTATGCCATTAGATATACAGAGATAACTTAAAGCAGTTTTTGAAGCCTATCCTGAGTAACAGATCAACTGCAATTAATTGTCAAAGCAGGTGACAACCCGTGCTTTGTGGGCATATGGGATGGGGATGCCACGTTCTGTACATCCCACCAGCTTTCAAACATACAAATGAAACATCACAGCTCATCTGCTCAATTCAAAAGGAATTATTTTGCTCATGTTACCAACTGCAAGGTAACAAGCCTCTTAGTCTAGGTTTGAACTAATACAGCTaatgatgatttttttccccactaaTTCAGTTATATTAAGTTTTAACCATTTCTGCGTAAAGGAGAGGTAGCAGTTCCATTCAAATTTCTACTCTTACCTTCAAAGCCATTATTCCTGCAGCATTTCCAGTACTGCTGTGACTGTGGTATTTGCAGCACTTTGGACTGCTGTCAAGACAATGCCCTTACAAAACACTGAACATCCTCAACGCTAACAGATGGCCTGAGACTAAAGGGTTAACAGAAAAAGCCTGTATGCCACGAAGAAGGGTGTTCAGCTACTGGGAGTTCATAGACATTGCAGAAACACCTGGTGGAAAGAAATTCTTGTGGCTACAGAAAAAACTCAGAAGTGTCTCTTCCAGAAGATCAGGTCCCACGCTGCCACAAGAGCAGCACTCTGCAGGGCTATGTCTTAAAGCCACTTCCTTGGGACACTCTGCAGAGAGCTTTCTGGCTTCTAAACAATTTTAAATTGCATCTCTATAAAAAATATGACTAGGCTTTATGTAAATTTAAATGTTTTAAGGTCCCAGAATGACCCTAAGTGTAAACAAAAGATAAGAGCCATGGTTTCAGCCCTGAAGCTGGAGACACTAACCCAGTATAGGATGAGGGACGATATATGTGAAATTTTGAAATCTTCTGCATATTTACAAGAAGAAATTATGCTTTTACTTTTAAGCCTGGCTTCTCTCTTTTTCAATGTAACAGCCATGCATTGAAGCTGGTCTTCTTATATTGcccttttcattttttctttgtgGAAAAGTGGAGGCAGTGACACTGAATTTTGGACTACTTGCCATACAGAGCCAGGAAGAGAGgacaaaaaaaaggggaaagccccctgccctgcagcccagtGTTATACAAAACACAGACCCAAATCCCAACTCCCTCCAGTTCAGATGCTGTCTGCCTCTTTCTCTGAAGAAttcaaaatgaaacagaaaaccAGGGAATCTGGACAGTTAAAATGTCCAGATTGTTTTAATCCTGTGTAGAATAGTCCCTGCATGGACTGTCTTCTTCTGCTATTCAGATGTAAAGGTTTTTTTCTGTTAAGCACAATATCCTGGTATTACTGTAGAGAAGCAATTGCAATTTTTAGCAGTCTAACAAGTTCCTATTCAAAAATATCCAAATGAATTTGTCTGAAGACAGTATATGGGTTACTTCTCTACAAAAAATACTAAGTTAGTGTAGCACTAAAGAATCACATTAAAATTTATCCTCTTTGCATCAAAATAAAGGCAATTCTTTAGCAGGTTCAAGTAAGACTTTATTTAATCTCAGTTACAGGTCTTACAGTCCAACATTCCTATAGCTTTTAACCATGAAGGCTTATACTCAAAGCACTGACTCTCCTCTACTCCCCAAAATTACATTAGTCAATGCAGCACCTCCCATGGCAGCCTGGAGGACTGGGCCTTTAAGGAGAAGAGTTCTGCACGCTAATATCGAAATAGACTTAAAGCATGTGGCTTTTTATTATGCTCTTATAAAAAAGCACTTCTTTTTTTATCCTGTGATACTGAGagttctccaagctcctttgtgAAATATGTCTCAGAAGAATGAATTCAGGCTCTGAATGAACGCAACAGGCTCTGAGCTGGCATTTCCTTTTTCTACTGAATGAGACTGCTTTTCCTGGTAAGCCCGTCCTTCTCAGCATCACCATTCCTACTGACACGGACATGCAGTGAGTAAGGCGGCTCCCCACAGGCACAGACAGACGGACATTTAGCAGAGCCTGCCACTGTGGGACTGACACTCGCAGCTGCGGAGCAGCCCCGGACACAGAGCTGCGTGTGGCCGCTGCCTTTTATAGCGTGACACCCAACCCCCCACCCTGGGACACTCGGGGCACATCATCAAGCTGTGGCCTCTAATAACTAATAACTCTCACCCCAGACTGGAAGAATACTGATGAGaaatcacacatacacacacacacacacaaacactctTTGCCTGCACTCCCTTTGCCTCCTCCCTCT comes from Melospiza melodia melodia isolate bMelMel2 chromosome 3, bMelMel2.pri, whole genome shotgun sequence and encodes:
- the RRAGD gene encoding ras-related GTP-binding protein D, with translation MSQVPRKLPEEEEEGDEEEEEEEEIVGLAGYADGAESFSDGDAESGGDEAFLDFNDPFSTEVKPRILLMGLRRSGKSSIQKVVFHKMSPNETLFLESTNKICREDVSNSSFVNFQIWDFPGQIDFFDPTFDYEMIFRGTGALIFVIDSQDDYMEALARLHLTVTRAYKVNPDINFEIFIHKVDGLSDDHKIETQRDIHQRANDDLADAGLEKIHLSFYLTSIYDHSIFEAFSKVVQKLIPQLPTLENLLNIFISNSGIEKAFLFDVVSKIYIATDSTPVDMQTYELCCDMIDVVIDISCIYGLKDDGTGTPYDKESMAIIKLNNTTVLYLKEVTKFLALVCFVREESFERKGLIDYNFHCFRKAIQEVFEVRMKVVRSRKHQSHLQKNKRPTPNGTPRMPL